Proteins found in one Planococcus citri chromosome 2, ihPlaCitr1.1, whole genome shotgun sequence genomic segment:
- the LOC135834865 gene encoding protein ABHD18: MPNRLDQFYRSLVFSKYFTKGWGKPENLKRICEFRKIVSNRETCYKLVSSDYPVYIEREEDGGYYNVIDGYFYTPFAHYLPEVVPVECRKAYFQMIVPKTWQSESYKPVILQIAGTGDQYYWRRRNLIAKPLLKDAGIGSIILENPFYGRRKPEEQIRTVLQNVCDIFVMGGCLIFESMVLFHLCERLGYGPLGVTGLSMGGHMASLIAACWPKPLVVVPCLSGTTSSHVFTEGVISRALNWDMLEEQFHSNLSYKQEIAKMINVNDKDAYRAGQEFAARASNYSSQMSSSLTDSSNEMHNLTNANHATETDDDEDHRSKRSHHANILNSKNNCTKFASTWSPSTPRPPHEITDNDLEASWAALCADTEKVTEDDSNKSIEKQADDKLSNRQQTARDASNLVGSAPAYNLYTCQLDKKFDVSDVTNGYSYSLLNYLAKFMPSSTTTTTASETSDSRAENFNAAAETVLSDRQALSFMNGIMDEVTHLKNYPVPVDTSLVIAVCADDDAYVPLKGMSKLDEVWPGAQVRYVKGGHVRAYVQYQKNFRLAIVDAFAKYRSTYLRPF, from the exons AAGATTGTTTCGAATCGAGAGACATGTTACAAATTGGTATCGTCTGATTATCCCGTTTACATCGAGCGA GAAGAAGATGGAGGGTATTACAACGTCATCGACGGATATTTTTACACACCTTTCGCTCATTATTTACCCGAAGTTGTTCCGGTCGAATGCCGAAAAGCATACTTTCAGATGATAGTTCCGAAGACATGGCAATCAGAAAGCTATAAACCCGTGATTCTTCAAATCGCAGGCACCGGCGATCAG TATTACTGGAGGCGTAGAAATCTCATCGCGAAACCTTTGTTGAAAGATGCCGGAATCGGCTCGATCATTTTAGAAAATCCGTTTTACGGAAGACGAAAACCCGAAGAGCAAAT AAGAACGGTATTGCAAAATGTGTGCGATATTTTCGTTATGGGAGGATGTCTGATTTTCGAATCGATGGTGCTGTTTCATTTGTGCGAACGCTTAGGATATGGACCTTTGGGCGTCACCGGATTATCCATGGGAGGACAT ATGGCTTCGTTAATTGCCGCCTGTTGGCCTAAACCTCTGGTAGTTGTTCCTTGCTTATCTGGCACAACATCGTCTCACGTGTTCACAGAA GGAGTGATCAGTCGAGCGTTGAATTGGGATATGCTGGAAGAACAGTTTCATTCGAATTTGAGTTACAAACAAGAAATCGCTAAAATGATAAACGTCAACGATAAG GACGCTTACCGAGCCGGACAAGAATTCGCCGCTCGAGCCTCGAATTATTCCAGTCAAATGTCGTCTTCCCTGACCGATAGTTCGAACGAAATGCACAATTTGACGAATGCAAATCACGCTACCGAAACGGACGACGACGAGGATCATCGTAGTAAACGGTCTCACCACGCtaatattttgaattcgaaaaacaATTGCACAAAATTCGCGTCTACTTGGTCTCCATCGACTCCACGGCCACCGCACGAAATCACCGATAACGATTTGGAAGCGAGCTGGGCAGCTCTCTGCGCCGATACCGAGAAAGTAACCGAAGACGACAGCAACAAGAGTATCGAGAAACAAGCCGACGACAAACTGTCTAATCGTCAACAAACTGCAAGAGATGCGAGTAACTTGGTCGGCTCTGCTCCCGCTTATAACCTTTACACCTGCcaattggataaaaaattcgACGTCTCCGACGTAACGAACGGTTATTCTTATAGTTTATTAAACTATTTGGCCAAATTTATGCCTtcttcgacgacgacgacgactgccTCCGAAACCAGCGATTCGAGAGCAGAAAATTTCAACGCTGCGGCTGAAACTGTGTTGAGTGATCGACAAGCGCTCAGCTTCATGAACGGTATTATGGACGAAGTTACACACTTGAAGAATTATCCGGTACCGGTGGATACGTCGCTGGTGATTGCCGTTTGCGCCGATGATGACGCGTACGTGCCTTTGAAAGGTATGTCTAAATTGGACGAAGTCTGGCCCGGCGCTCAAGTGCGATACGTGAAAGGAGGACACGTTCGAGCTTACGTTCagtatcagaaaaattttcg ATTGGCCATTGTAGATGCATTCGCCAAGTATCGTTCGACGTATCTACGACCGTTTTAA